A single region of the Bifidobacterium asteroides DSM 20089 genome encodes:
- a CDS encoding 2,3-butanediol dehydrogenase yields MKALMYYGKEDVRLEDVPEPELKPGTIKIHPAFTGICGSDVHLYYDGAVNGGGNSPDHPHPLTGETLPVVFGHEISGTVEAIADDVHTDMKVGDSVVVEAEIACGECPACKAGNYNDCDKLAGIGINGGGGGLSEHIVVPAEHVFPVGDIPLDQAAMIEPFAVAHHAIRAMEPQEGQTAVVGGAGPVGLLIGTILRAKGVRVIMSELSSARKEKALQSHSADIVVDPSKEDLAERVRQETDEAGADLAFDAAGAEPVDHQLLEALKATGGLMVVALHGKPITLNLTKELGFGEKFIRGTMGYANDHADAIKLIHDRNIDLSTFITDRIKVEDIVDKGFRQLREDAENHVKIIVSM; encoded by the coding sequence ATGAAAGCATTGATGTACTACGGCAAGGAAGATGTACGTCTGGAGGACGTGCCCGAGCCTGAGCTCAAGCCGGGAACCATCAAGATCCACCCCGCCTTCACCGGCATCTGCGGCTCCGATGTTCATCTTTACTACGATGGAGCAGTCAACGGGGGCGGGAATTCGCCCGACCACCCCCATCCCCTGACGGGAGAGACCCTGCCGGTGGTCTTCGGCCATGAGATTTCGGGTACCGTCGAGGCGATCGCCGATGATGTGCACACGGATATGAAGGTGGGCGACTCGGTGGTCGTCGAGGCCGAAATCGCATGTGGCGAATGCCCGGCCTGCAAGGCCGGCAACTACAATGACTGCGACAAGCTGGCCGGAATCGGCATCAACGGAGGCGGCGGCGGACTGAGCGAGCATATCGTGGTTCCGGCGGAGCATGTCTTCCCCGTGGGCGACATCCCCCTGGATCAGGCTGCCATGATCGAGCCCTTCGCCGTGGCCCATCACGCCATCCGTGCCATGGAACCCCAAGAAGGCCAGACCGCAGTGGTCGGAGGCGCCGGGCCGGTGGGATTGCTCATCGGCACCATTCTGCGCGCAAAGGGAGTCCGGGTGATCATGTCCGAACTCTCCTCAGCCCGTAAGGAGAAGGCCCTGCAGTCGCATTCGGCCGACATCGTGGTCGATCCCAGCAAAGAGGACCTGGCGGAGAGGGTCCGCCAGGAAACCGACGAAGCCGGGGCTGACCTGGCCTTCGATGCAGCAGGGGCAGAGCCTGTCGACCACCAGCTTCTGGAGGCTTTGAAGGCCACCGGCGGACTCATGGTCGTGGCCCTGCATGGCAAGCCCATCACGCTGAACCTGACCAAGGAGCTGGGCTTCGGAGAGAAGTTCATCCGCGGCACCATGGGATACGCGAACGATCATGCCGATGCCATCAAGCTCATCCATGACCGGAACATCGACCTGTCCACCTTCATCACCGACAGGATCAAGGTCGAGGACATCGTGGACAAGGGCTTCCGCCAGCTGCGTGAGGACGCGGAAAACCATGTCAAGATCATCGTGAGCATGTAA
- a CDS encoding ribonuclease J, protein MARKQEESNTTGKSRNRRSSSKNGKQGSGRSRAESRSRRNGAIARGKGTQTEQHLVAPPKYRKGSMRIVPLGGLGEIGRNMNVIEYNGHILLIDCGVLFPEEEQPGVDLILPDFSYIKDKLDQVDALVLTHGHEDHIGGVPYLLKLRPDIPLIGSKLTLGFVDAKCEEHHLKPTEVEVKGRDKLKVGPFNLEFVAVTHSIPDALAVSVRTPAGHIIDTGDMKIDPLPLDHRLTDLREFAKLGESGVDLLMVDSTNAEVPGFVKPEISIAPALDKAFAEAQRKIIVASFSSHVHRVQQVVDAAHKFGRKVVFAGRSMVRNMSIASDLGYLHLPEDTVVDLKDAHSIPDEKIVYMCTGSQGEPMAALGRIADGTHRDITINEFDTVILASSLIPGNEHEVYKVINKLVRLGAKVVNRDNAAIHVSGHSDEGELLHFYNIVQPKCAMPIHGENRHLVANGLIAVKTGVDPQNVVLAEDGDVVDLYHGQAAVVGSVPCGYVYVDGDSVGQLTDDELEERRILGTEGFVSAFAVVDTETSKVVSGPKLYLNAVAEDESEFKSINAQIVDQLEDAMSKGTTGTYQLQQMMRRTLGGWISRKLHRRPMIVPVVADIATDVQPQD, encoded by the coding sequence ATGGCAAGAAAACAAGAAGAATCAAACACGACCGGCAAGAGCAGAAATCGTCGGTCCTCCTCCAAGAACGGCAAGCAGGGGTCAGGCAGGTCCCGGGCCGAATCCCGTAGCCGCCGCAACGGCGCCATCGCCCGCGGCAAGGGCACCCAGACCGAGCAGCATCTGGTGGCGCCCCCCAAGTACCGCAAGGGTTCCATGCGTATCGTCCCCCTGGGTGGCCTGGGCGAGATCGGCCGCAACATGAATGTGATCGAGTACAACGGCCACATCCTGCTGATCGACTGCGGCGTGCTCTTCCCCGAGGAGGAACAGCCGGGCGTGGATTTGATCCTGCCTGACTTCAGCTACATCAAGGACAAGCTGGACCAGGTGGATGCCCTGGTTCTGACCCACGGGCATGAGGATCATATCGGCGGCGTGCCCTACCTGCTCAAGCTGCGCCCGGACATCCCCCTGATCGGCTCCAAGCTGACCCTCGGATTCGTCGATGCCAAGTGTGAGGAGCACCATCTCAAGCCCACCGAGGTTGAGGTCAAGGGCCGCGACAAGCTCAAGGTAGGCCCATTCAACCTGGAATTCGTGGCAGTCACCCACTCCATTCCTGACGCCCTGGCCGTCTCCGTGCGCACCCCGGCAGGCCACATCATCGACACAGGTGACATGAAAATCGACCCGCTGCCCCTGGATCACCGCCTGACCGACCTGCGCGAGTTCGCCAAATTGGGGGAGTCCGGCGTGGATCTGCTCATGGTCGATTCCACCAACGCCGAGGTCCCTGGCTTCGTCAAGCCCGAGATCTCCATCGCCCCCGCCCTGGACAAGGCCTTCGCCGAGGCCCAGCGCAAGATCATCGTGGCCTCCTTCTCCAGCCACGTCCACCGGGTGCAGCAGGTGGTCGACGCCGCCCACAAGTTCGGCCGCAAGGTGGTCTTCGCCGGCCGGTCCATGGTCCGCAACATGTCCATCGCCTCCGACCTGGGCTACCTGCACCTGCCTGAGGACACCGTGGTCGACCTCAAGGACGCCCACAGCATTCCGGACGAGAAGATCGTCTACATGTGCACCGGATCCCAGGGCGAGCCCATGGCGGCTCTGGGCCGCATCGCCGACGGGACCCACCGCGACATCACCATCAACGAGTTCGACACGGTCATCCTGGCCAGCTCGCTGATTCCCGGCAACGAGCATGAGGTCTACAAGGTCATCAACAAGCTGGTGCGTCTGGGCGCCAAGGTGGTCAACCGCGACAACGCGGCCATCCACGTCTCCGGTCACTCCGACGAGGGCGAGCTGCTGCACTTCTACAACATCGTGCAGCCCAAGTGCGCCATGCCCATACACGGCGAGAACCGGCACCTGGTGGCCAACGGTCTGATTGCCGTCAAGACCGGCGTGGATCCGCAGAACGTGGTCCTGGCCGAGGACGGCGACGTGGTGGACCTCTACCATGGCCAGGCCGCTGTGGTCGGGTCCGTGCCCTGCGGATACGTCTATGTGGACGGCGACTCCGTGGGCCAGCTGACCGACGACGAGCTGGAGGAGCGCCGGATTCTGGGCACCGAGGGCTTCGTCTCCGCCTTCGCCGTGGTCGACACCGAGACCAGCAAGGTCGTCTCCGGCCCCAAGCTCTACCTGAACGCCGTGGCCGAGGACGAGAGCGAGTTCAAGTCCATCAATGCCCAGATAGTCGATCAGCTTGAGGATGCCATGTCCAAGGGGACCACCGGCACCTACCAGCTTCAGCAGATGATGCGCCGCACCCTGGGCGGCTGGATCTCCCGCAAGCTGCACCGCCGGCCCATGATCGTGCCCGTGGTGGCCGACATCGCCACCGACGTGCAGCCGCAGGACTGA
- a CDS encoding ATP-dependent DNA helicase yields MKQTAEQSAIVDADVNEDLLVVAGAGSGKTMTMTSRIIALIRRGVPSEQILGLTFTRKAASELQSRVGSAVIRRDQGRGTSGVDPERNFLKPTVSTYDAFFQSIVRQYGLLVGMDQDTRPLSSAGAYQLASQVVADHLDLIFPAGASAQDGDSGDLGSATFSTTVNRVLGLTGAVTTSMISSDCPDFDQAVDRIRAWDRVFVDRADQLIGDQPVPATEPRVSQTPPKRSKKETDEHYQGKIKDFQDTRRSIRIYRVDAMRRAVLTREKLLTLVQDYQRAKRRANMAEFGDFTLAAFQLVERFPSISAQLRRRYSHVFLDEYQDTSTTQALLLAAIFHPHNRQEDQGSEDQAPGRSAVTAVGDPFQSIYAWRGASPGAFRTFQAQFGMLADRPDFGGGPLSGVTAFGRSQDQDPLTLSRTFRNSGWVLKAANQLTVPLRHRGRESRSEAELREVDVAKLRPREDADPGTVGLLGYATGGQEIDGVVRFALRARELYGNQGDAPHVAVLFRSKAALPRYREAMEAAGLSCQVVGYSSLFDRPEVMDLRALLSLVCDHTDSDSLMRLLASARFGMDAADLSALASLAAKVNEDSQYRALVRAGLVESDSDPRRRREDLHRYRDQVPNDVFLVDLLLRDDLPDLLKSSGLSARGRVLAAEAARVVCQVQAESSAPLRQVVIAAIRALNLDVDLVLARSLADPERPLEPSQAKAGIQALLDQVDVYLSELPQGIGPSLRGFVSWLSSLDQSPEMPTDGDDRQADVALMTVHQAKGLEWDAVAVVGLKRGAFPSSQGDRLTVKPALDQPVVQSPDGPVYQYNCTARTWLVDPESVPVPVRADAMILPRFPHDAPLGADPEDLLGRLDLASLEEEATGLSRESWLDDQAQPVRADAIAPSQREQYGRRLLDDERRLIYVAATRARHDLLLTFSQDSQAESAALNTPAPDPDKASNFWTELVELFQEEPEAVKLEQAEDAQEGEPTPPLGLFVGENAQSYRQAVVDQALEEVDQVAARDGGRDQALWPPVLSARTREALNRSASWVRAGKPGDPVIDEEGDDGLYANAVRVLQVSTGRLGVANDQLLTDLDLLRRTGRRILGHGASSVTAIQAGSAGGDPKMERDYWQGLVRPIPQVASPQAEAGTRFHDWARRFILPEISAPQGLVDLPDQAEAPNLLDGPLGPGAMAERARMLAGLDRERESMDSQADPVQARLLTWEQRLAESEWAQRTPVWVERPIVAVLAGRIVKGKLDAVFAGGLDPDRPDLHYTIVDWKTGSRPRGEDSTNRRLVQLDFYRLLLSRLEGIGLSTIDACLYYVSEDRPQDRLIRARARTEEEILASMAEGIPEQSDED; encoded by the coding sequence ATGAAGCAGACTGCCGAACAGTCCGCCATTGTCGATGCGGATGTCAATGAGGATCTTCTGGTGGTGGCCGGAGCCGGCTCGGGCAAGACCATGACCATGACCAGCCGGATCATCGCCCTGATCCGTCGGGGAGTGCCCTCAGAGCAGATTCTGGGGCTGACTTTCACCCGCAAGGCCGCCTCCGAGCTCCAGTCCAGGGTGGGGTCGGCGGTCATCCGACGCGACCAGGGCAGAGGTACCTCGGGCGTGGACCCCGAACGCAACTTCCTCAAGCCGACTGTTTCCACCTATGACGCCTTCTTCCAGTCCATCGTGCGCCAGTACGGCCTGCTGGTGGGCATGGATCAGGACACCCGTCCCCTGAGTTCGGCAGGGGCCTACCAGTTGGCCTCACAGGTGGTCGCCGACCATCTGGATCTGATCTTTCCTGCTGGTGCCTCGGCACAGGATGGCGACTCCGGCGACTTGGGCTCCGCGACCTTTTCGACCACTGTCAACCGCGTCCTGGGGCTGACCGGGGCGGTGACCACCTCCATGATCAGCAGTGACTGCCCTGATTTCGACCAGGCTGTGGATCGGATTCGCGCCTGGGACCGCGTCTTTGTGGATCGTGCGGACCAGCTCATCGGTGACCAGCCTGTGCCGGCCACCGAGCCCCGAGTCAGCCAGACGCCGCCCAAGCGAAGCAAGAAGGAGACCGACGAGCACTATCAGGGCAAAATCAAGGACTTCCAAGACACGCGACGGAGCATTCGCATATACCGGGTGGATGCCATGCGACGGGCGGTTCTGACGCGGGAAAAGCTGCTGACCCTGGTCCAGGACTACCAGCGTGCCAAGCGCCGGGCCAACATGGCCGAGTTCGGCGACTTCACCCTGGCCGCCTTCCAGCTGGTCGAGCGTTTCCCCTCCATCAGCGCCCAGCTGCGACGCCGCTACAGCCACGTTTTTCTGGACGAATACCAGGATACCTCCACCACCCAGGCCCTGCTTCTGGCGGCTATCTTCCATCCGCACAATCGGCAGGAGGATCAGGGGAGCGAGGATCAGGCTCCTGGCAGGTCGGCCGTGACCGCCGTGGGCGACCCCTTCCAGTCCATCTATGCCTGGCGCGGGGCCAGTCCCGGGGCCTTCCGCACCTTCCAGGCCCAGTTCGGGATGTTGGCCGACCGACCCGACTTCGGCGGCGGTCCTCTGTCTGGAGTGACCGCCTTTGGGCGCTCGCAGGACCAGGACCCGCTGACCCTGTCGCGCACCTTCCGCAACTCCGGCTGGGTGCTCAAGGCCGCCAACCAGTTGACCGTCCCCCTACGCCACCGGGGCCGGGAGAGCCGGTCCGAAGCAGAACTGCGCGAGGTGGACGTGGCCAAACTCCGTCCACGTGAGGACGCCGACCCGGGTACCGTGGGCCTCTTGGGCTACGCCACCGGTGGCCAGGAGATTGATGGCGTGGTCAGATTCGCCCTCAGGGCGCGCGAGCTCTATGGCAATCAAGGCGATGCCCCGCACGTGGCTGTTCTCTTCCGTTCCAAGGCGGCTCTGCCCAGGTACCGAGAGGCCATGGAGGCTGCAGGGCTGAGCTGCCAGGTCGTCGGCTACTCCTCCCTCTTTGACCGGCCCGAGGTCATGGATCTGCGGGCTCTGCTCTCTCTAGTCTGCGACCACACCGACAGCGATTCCCTGATGCGTCTGCTGGCCTCGGCCCGGTTCGGCATGGACGCGGCCGACCTGAGCGCTCTGGCCTCCCTGGCGGCCAAGGTCAATGAGGACAGCCAGTACCGGGCCCTGGTCCGGGCGGGCCTGGTCGAGTCCGACTCTGATCCGCGCCGCCGTCGCGAGGATTTGCACCGTTACCGTGACCAGGTTCCCAACGATGTCTTCCTGGTGGACCTGCTTCTGCGCGACGACCTGCCAGACCTCTTGAAGAGCTCCGGCCTATCCGCCAGGGGACGGGTCCTGGCCGCCGAGGCCGCCCGGGTCGTCTGCCAGGTCCAGGCCGAGTCCTCTGCCCCCCTGCGCCAGGTGGTCATCGCCGCCATCCGTGCCCTGAACCTGGATGTGGACCTGGTGCTGGCCCGTTCCCTGGCCGATCCTGAACGTCCTCTGGAGCCCAGCCAGGCCAAGGCAGGCATTCAGGCCCTGCTGGACCAGGTGGATGTCTACCTGTCCGAGTTGCCCCAGGGCATTGGGCCCAGTCTGCGCGGGTTCGTCTCCTGGCTGTCCTCACTGGATCAGAGTCCCGAAATGCCCACTGACGGGGACGACCGACAGGCTGACGTGGCCCTGATGACCGTCCACCAGGCCAAGGGTCTGGAGTGGGATGCCGTGGCGGTGGTCGGGCTGAAACGGGGAGCCTTCCCCAGCAGCCAGGGTGACCGGCTCACGGTCAAGCCCGCCTTGGACCAGCCGGTGGTCCAATCCCCGGATGGCCCGGTCTACCAGTACAACTGCACGGCCCGTACCTGGCTGGTCGATCCCGAGTCCGTGCCGGTGCCCGTGCGGGCTGATGCCATGATCCTGCCCCGCTTTCCCCACGACGCCCCCCTGGGAGCTGACCCTGAGGATCTGCTGGGTCGGCTGGATCTGGCAAGCCTGGAGGAGGAGGCCACGGGCCTGTCTCGGGAGAGCTGGCTGGACGACCAGGCCCAGCCGGTCCGGGCCGATGCCATCGCCCCCTCTCAGCGCGAACAGTACGGTCGTCGGCTGCTGGACGACGAGCGACGGCTGATCTATGTGGCGGCTACCAGGGCCCGGCATGACCTGCTGCTGACCTTCAGCCAGGATTCCCAGGCGGAGTCTGCGGCCCTGAACACGCCGGCTCCGGACCCGGATAAGGCCTCCAACTTCTGGACCGAACTGGTGGAGCTCTTCCAGGAAGAACCCGAGGCGGTCAAGCTGGAGCAGGCAGAGGATGCACAGGAGGGCGAACCAACGCCGCCCTTGGGGCTTTTTGTCGGCGAGAACGCCCAGTCCTACCGTCAGGCCGTTGTCGATCAGGCCCTGGAAGAGGTGGATCAGGTCGCCGCCCGAGACGGTGGGCGTGACCAGGCGCTCTGGCCCCCGGTTCTGAGTGCGCGGACCCGTGAAGCCCTGAATCGCTCGGCCTCCTGGGTGCGTGCCGGGAAACCAGGTGACCCCGTAATTGATGAGGAGGGCGATGACGGACTTTACGCCAATGCGGTCCGCGTCCTGCAGGTCAGCACGGGCCGTCTGGGGGTCGCCAACGACCAGCTGCTCACGGACTTGGATCTGTTGCGGCGCACCGGCCGTCGGATCCTGGGGCACGGGGCCAGCAGCGTCACCGCCATCCAGGCCGGTTCGGCAGGGGGTGATCCCAAGATGGAGAGGGATTACTGGCAGGGGCTGGTCAGACCCATACCACAGGTAGCCTCCCCGCAGGCCGAGGCGGGCACCCGCTTCCATGACTGGGCCAGGCGCTTCATCCTGCCTGAAATCTCCGCCCCTCAAGGACTGGTGGATCTGCCCGATCAGGCGGAAGCACCGAATCTGCTCGATGGTCCGCTGGGCCCCGGGGCCATGGCTGAGCGGGCCCGCATGCTGGCCGGGCTTGACCGTGAGCGGGAGTCCATGGATTCCCAGGCCGATCCCGTGCAGGCCCGTCTGCTGACCTGGGAGCAACGGCTGGCTGAGTCCGAGTGGGCCCAGCGCACCCCCGTCTGGGTGGAACGGCCCATCGTGGCGGTGCTGGCCGGGCGCATAGTCAAGGGCAAGCTGGATGCGGTCTTCGCAGGCGGGCTTGACCCGGATCGCCCGGATTTGCACTACACCATCGTGGACTGGAAGACCGGATCCCGACCCCGTGGAGAGGATTCGACCAACCGCCGTCTGGTCCAGCTGGACTTCTACCGACTGCTCCTGTCACGCTTGGAGGGTATCGGCCTGTCGACCATCGACGCCTGCCTTTATTATGTAAGCGAAGACCGGCCCCAGGATCGACTCATCAGGGCCCGTGCCAGGACGGAAGAAGAAATTCTCGCATCGATGGCCGAGGGCATACCCGAGCAGTCGGACGAGGACTGA
- a CDS encoding GNAT family N-acetyltransferase, with amino-acid sequence MTTSSNRNQAPRRRGSVEIRPMVWADMPDLVGTFDATWKVQEDPEGGVSRLSAAHFILHYLVGATRARIAVDGQDFLGVTLLAEGRGEPCFPQAQEELEQVDQRLSATALGAQTLDRARQWQLTEVRLEEQCGLAVPPQAELRLFLVSSRARGRGVGGALWRDTLEHLDQAGIERFYLHTDSSCDVGFYDHQGMERLAELKGRDHAAFAGRDPSDDPQFFEGIDDIFIYASHVSDLLGKDGDHGGR; translated from the coding sequence ATGACAACGTCCAGTAATCGCAACCAGGCCCCCCGGAGGAGGGGAAGCGTGGAAATAAGACCCATGGTCTGGGCGGATATGCCCGACCTGGTAGGGACCTTTGACGCCACCTGGAAGGTGCAGGAGGATCCCGAGGGGGGTGTGTCCCGTCTGAGCGCAGCCCATTTCATCCTGCACTATCTGGTGGGTGCCACCAGGGCTCGGATAGCTGTCGATGGGCAGGACTTCCTGGGGGTGACCCTGCTGGCCGAGGGGCGTGGCGAACCTTGCTTCCCCCAGGCCCAAGAGGAGCTGGAGCAGGTGGACCAGAGGCTGTCTGCCACGGCGCTGGGCGCCCAGACCCTGGATCGGGCCCGCCAGTGGCAGCTGACCGAGGTCAGGCTGGAGGAGCAGTGCGGTCTGGCCGTCCCGCCTCAGGCTGAACTGAGACTCTTCCTGGTCTCCAGCCGTGCCCGGGGACGCGGTGTGGGCGGCGCCCTCTGGCGGGATACCCTGGAGCATCTGGACCAGGCGGGCATCGAGCGCTTCTACCTGCATACGGACTCCTCCTGCGACGTGGGCTTCTACGACCATCAGGGCATGGAGCGGCTGGCCGAACTCAAGGGGCGGGACCATGCGGCCTTCGCAGGGCGCGACCCTTCCGACGACCCTCAGTTCTTCGAGGGGATTGACGACATCTTCATCTACGCCAGCCATGTGAGCGACCTGCTGGGCAAGGACGGTGATCATGGCGGCCGCTAA
- a CDS encoding MFS transporter, with protein sequence MAAAKSPFLRLFTYPGAAGFCLSAVLARLPLGMMGLGIVLALNHIYDNWTSAGLMSAVYTLSAALVTPFYARLFDRFGQRRVGVIALIVQALAILGFAVGAMRRVPLGVLFVLAALMGLTQFAFGALVRTRWAWVLRDDKTNLLNTAYALESGLDECVFILGPILSAYLATSVSPVSQLYLPALALLVGGLTFFAMRSTEPPAVVRMEAVSQSAADHSPVDAHGDVLPSETDGHQGSRSALVYPGIFLLVVIFVVFNMSFSAVDVSVTALTKSMGREGAVGLQLALFALGSLCGALIFGSVRLKGSRWRYLTTFLVLLTLGYVVFRLVMDNLVLLGLAEVLTGLCVSPIFATGNLIVRENVDARALTEGLSWLSTGGSIGTSLGSTLAGVALDQFGPHGGMTIPAVVTCCAIPLALLGWARSRGRGMVVEKTENAE encoded by the coding sequence ATGGCGGCCGCTAAATCCCCCTTCCTGCGCCTGTTCACCTACCCGGGCGCCGCCGGCTTCTGCCTGTCGGCGGTTCTGGCCCGTCTGCCCCTGGGCATGATGGGTCTGGGCATCGTACTGGCCTTGAACCACATCTATGACAACTGGACCTCGGCCGGGCTGATGAGTGCCGTCTACACGCTCAGCGCGGCCCTGGTCACCCCCTTCTACGCCCGCCTGTTCGATCGGTTCGGCCAGCGTCGGGTCGGGGTGATCGCCCTGATTGTGCAGGCTCTGGCCATCCTGGGATTCGCCGTGGGAGCCATGCGCCGGGTTCCCCTGGGTGTGCTCTTTGTTCTGGCGGCCCTGATGGGCCTGACCCAGTTCGCCTTCGGAGCCCTGGTGCGTACCCGCTGGGCCTGGGTGCTGCGCGACGACAAGACCAATCTGCTCAACACCGCCTATGCCCTGGAGTCGGGGCTGGACGAGTGCGTCTTCATCCTGGGGCCCATCCTCTCCGCCTACCTGGCCACCTCGGTCAGCCCGGTCTCCCAGCTCTACCTGCCTGCCCTGGCCCTGCTGGTCGGCGGACTGACCTTCTTCGCCATGCGTTCCACCGAGCCCCCGGCCGTCGTCCGCATGGAGGCCGTCAGCCAGTCTGCGGCGGATCATTCCCCGGTGGATGCCCATGGGGACGTTCTGCCAAGCGAAACTGACGGCCACCAGGGCTCCCGCTCGGCCCTGGTCTATCCGGGAATCTTCCTGCTGGTGGTGATCTTCGTCGTCTTCAACATGAGCTTTTCCGCTGTTGACGTCTCGGTGACCGCCCTGACCAAGTCCATGGGTCGCGAGGGGGCGGTGGGCCTGCAGCTGGCCCTGTTCGCCCTGGGCTCCCTGTGCGGGGCGCTGATCTTCGGCTCCGTCAGGCTCAAAGGATCCCGTTGGCGCTATCTGACGACCTTCCTGGTGTTGCTGACCCTGGGCTACGTGGTCTTCCGCCTGGTCATGGACAATCTGGTCCTGCTGGGTCTGGCCGAGGTGCTGACCGGCCTGTGCGTCTCGCCCATCTTTGCCACCGGCAACCTGATTGTGCGCGAGAACGTGGATGCCCGGGCCCTCACCGAGGGGCTCTCCTGGCTGTCCACCGGCGGCTCCATCGGCACCTCCCTGGGATCCACCCTGGCCGGGGTCGCCCTGGATCAGTTCGGGCCTCACGGCGGCATGACCATTCCGGCGGTGGTCACCTGCTGCGCTATCCCCCTTGCACTGCTGGGCTGGGCCAGGAGCCGCGGGAGGGGTATGGTCGTGGAAAAGACCGAAAATGCTGAGTGA
- the dapA gene encoding 4-hydroxy-tetrahydrodipicolinate synthase encodes MTETVTHLLPSAPFGRVITAMITPMNKDGSVDYGAAANLARTLVADGADGILVNGTTGESPVTHMEEKVNLVRAVKDAVDVPVISGAGSNDTAHTVRMVEMTQEAGADALLVVMPYYSRPSQDGVVAHFRSVCQSAQRPIILYDVPGRTGLHVELDTYRRLGELDAITAVKDATGDLASMPRKRQETGLTWYSGDDGLYLPFLALGAVGVISVIAHVASGPMKRLADDFDAGDLDGARDLAVRLDPLVQALNGRGQQAVMAKAALKAAGRLDQTAMRLPNLGPDEDQVALARKGMKAAGLI; translated from the coding sequence ATGACCGAGACCGTTACCCATCTGCTTCCTTCTGCACCCTTCGGACGGGTGATCACCGCCATGATCACGCCTATGAATAAGGACGGATCCGTGGATTATGGGGCTGCCGCCAATCTGGCCCGCACCCTGGTGGCCGATGGGGCCGACGGCATCCTGGTCAACGGCACAACAGGCGAGTCTCCCGTCACCCACATGGAGGAGAAGGTCAACCTGGTAAGGGCCGTCAAGGATGCCGTCGATGTGCCTGTCATCTCCGGAGCGGGATCCAACGACACGGCGCACACGGTACGCATGGTGGAGATGACCCAGGAGGCCGGGGCCGATGCCTTGCTGGTGGTCATGCCCTACTATTCACGCCCCTCCCAGGATGGGGTGGTGGCCCACTTCCGCTCTGTATGCCAGTCGGCTCAGCGACCGATCATTCTTTACGATGTGCCCGGACGGACCGGACTGCACGTCGAGCTGGACACCTACCGGCGCCTGGGCGAGTTGGATGCGATCACCGCCGTCAAGGATGCCACGGGCGACTTGGCCTCCATGCCCCGCAAACGCCAGGAGACCGGCCTGACCTGGTACTCAGGCGATGACGGACTCTATCTGCCCTTCCTGGCCTTGGGCGCGGTCGGCGTCATCTCGGTCATTGCCCATGTGGCATCCGGACCCATGAAGCGTCTGGCTGACGACTTCGATGCTGGCGACCTGGACGGCGCAAGGGATCTGGCCGTGCGTCTGGACCCGCTGGTCCAGGCTCTGAACGGCCGGGGGCAGCAGGCCGTCATGGCCAAGGCCGCTCTGAAAGCGGCCGGTAGACTGGACCAGACCGCCATGAGGCTGCCCAATCTGGGTCCCGATGAGGACCAGGTGGCTCTTGCCCGCAAGGGCATGAAGGCTGCCGGGCTGATCTGA
- the dapB gene encoding 4-hydroxy-tetrahydrodipicolinate reductase, with protein MIRVSVLGAGGRMGTEVVRALNDAHDMQTALLLGPDDDPAAINPSNTDVAVDFTSPDAVLDNTLTLIGQGVHSVIGTTGWTKGRLDQVRQALDGHPGLSVFIAPNFAISAVLADRFAAMAARYFESAEVIEMHHPDKVDAPSGTALGTASAIAEARRQAGMGPMPDATRQPDASRGRVVDGVHVHAVRLRGLNAHEEILMGNPGEQLTIRADSFERVSFMPGVLLAVRRAGSIPGLTVGLDHYLF; from the coding sequence ATGATTCGCGTATCGGTGCTGGGTGCAGGCGGACGCATGGGAACCGAGGTGGTGCGTGCTCTGAATGACGCGCATGATATGCAGACGGCCCTGTTGCTGGGCCCCGATGACGATCCGGCTGCTATCAATCCGAGCAACACGGACGTGGCGGTCGACTTCACCAGCCCCGATGCCGTCCTGGACAACACCCTGACCCTGATAGGGCAGGGGGTCCACTCCGTCATCGGCACCACCGGCTGGACCAAGGGGCGTCTGGACCAGGTCAGGCAGGCCTTGGACGGGCATCCCGGGCTCAGCGTCTTCATTGCTCCCAACTTCGCCATCTCCGCAGTGCTGGCCGACCGGTTTGCAGCCATGGCGGCCCGCTATTTCGAGTCGGCCGAGGTGATCGAGATGCACCATCCCGACAAGGTCGACGCTCCTTCCGGCACGGCTCTGGGGACCGCTTCCGCCATTGCCGAGGCCCGCCGCCAGGCTGGCATGGGTCCCATGCCCGACGCAACCCGGCAGCCTGATGCTTCCAGGGGTCGGGTGGTTGATGGTGTCCACGTCCATGCCGTCCGGCTGCGGGGACTCAACGCGCACGAGGAGATCCTCATGGGTAACCCCGGCGAGCAGCTGACCATTCGCGCAGACAGCTTCGAGCGTGTCTCCTTCATGCCCGGAGTTCTCCTGGCCGTGCGCCGTGCTGGAAGCATTCCAGGACTGACCGTGGGCCTGGACCACTATCTGTTCTGA